A stretch of Argiope bruennichi chromosome 10, qqArgBrue1.1, whole genome shotgun sequence DNA encodes these proteins:
- the LOC129988625 gene encoding adhesion G protein-coupled receptor E5-like: MNILIQTGLNRVEKTICQVVSAVLQYSVLSAFFWMLLEGILLYRMVITVFQTKNIRTFVLYIVAYGIPAFIVVFCSAMYPTEMIREKYCWPAKEKGLIWSVLGPVVLIIVVNLIIFGLTLNAAARINKMNFDNSSFESKKKTLVQRSKGMVSLTCLLGFTWAIGFFYVPMKVVTAYVFVVLNGLQGFFLFLTQIIFNNPVRQKLFAIYKENFTRFSSKTSSFHVLNIKATRNAKNKAKEANDKKLKPSKSDLSIICSASEGDPASAPPPPYEELQVRLTVFESVQRTEESCHPFEVNAEPRVSSGYLPPIVRLQ, translated from the exons ATGAATATCCTGATTCAAACCGGCTTAAATAGAGTAGAAAAAACG aTATGCCAGGTTGTTTCTGCTGTACTTCAGTATTCTGTTCTCTCGGCCTTCTTCTGGATGCTTCTGGAAGGAATACTGCTGTACAGGATGGTGATCACAGTGTTTCAGACAAAGAATATACGAACCTTCGTACTCTACATCGTAGCTTATG gtATCCCAGCTTTCATCGTTGTATTTTGTTCTGCAATGTATCCTACCGAGATGATCAGGGAAAAATa TTGTTGGCCAGCTAAAGAAAAAGGTTTAATTTGGAGCGTGTTGGGTCCAGTGGTACTCATTATTGTg gtgaatttaattattttcggcCTGACTCTAAACGCAGCGGCCAGAATCAACAAAATGAATTTCGACAACTCctcttttgaaagcaaaaagaaGACTTTGGT ACAAAGATCAAAAGGCATGGTGTCTCTGACGTGCTTGCTGGGGTTCACCTGGGCCATTGGATTCTTTTACGTGCCGATGAAAGTAGTGACCGCCTACGTTTTCGTCGTCCTCAACGGACTACAG GGTTTCTTTCTGTTTCTAACTCAAATTATCTTCAACAATCCGGTACGGCAAAAACTCTTTGccatttacaaagaaaatttcacGAGATTCTCTTCAAAG ACTTCTTCTTTTCATGTCTTGAATATTAAAGCCACCCGAAATGCCAAAAACAAAGCAAAAGAGGCAAATGACAAGAAGTTGAAGCCATCGAAATCCGACCTGTCCATCATATGTTCAGCTAGTGAGGGGGACCCAGCTTCTGCCCCTCCACCCCCGTACGAGGAATTGCAAGTGCGACTGACTGTTTTTGAAAGTGTCCAAAGGACCGAAGAATCCTGCCATCCTTTTGAAGTGAACGCGGAACCAAGGGTTTCGTCCGGTTATTTGCCACCCATTGTCCGACTTCAGTGA